The genome window TCTATCTGATTTTCTCCGCCAACTCTAAAATAATTCCCTCTGGACCACGGACGTAGCACAACTTGTAGCTATCTTCGTATTGCTCGATCTCGCTAAAGATTTCCGTGCCCCTCTTTTTCAATTTAGAAATAATCGCATCAAGATCTTCAACATTAAAGCAAATATGGCGGATCCCCAGTGTATTTGCAAAAGATGGCTGAATACCCTTTTCATCTGGCGGCGCATTAAAATTGACCAGCTCTATCCATGCCTCACCACCTGGCATCCCCAATCCTACACAAGACGTCTTAACTCCATTAAGCCCAACGATTCTGTCCAGCTGTTCTCCATCCAATTCCCATTCCGCTTGCACTTCCAGTCCTAAATCAACAAAAAAGGTTTTAGC of Falsibacillus pallidus contains these proteins:
- a CDS encoding VOC family protein, whose translation is MKINRIDHISINVHNLYEAKTFFVDLGLEVQAEWELDGEQLDRIVGLNGVKTSCVGLGMPGGEAWIELVNFNAPPDEKGIQPSFANTLGIRHICFNVEDLDAIISKLKKRGTEIFSEIEQYEDSYKLCYVRGPEGIILELAEKIR